A stretch of the Archangium violaceum genome encodes the following:
- a CDS encoding metallopeptidase family protein, with translation MGKRTSKWAAPSDMEVRLGAVAAAFEEGSFEEALAKVEALLAEAPGLAEALHWRAAILAELGRIEDALEAYARALKAAPEDLELLLGAAECLVGRVGDDREAVEEGLALCARGRKLAQRTGDVELLFEFLLLEGTGLNQVGECARAMASLEAALGHVPRSVEARLERAIALFELCRFPEAQAAFEEVLKDAADEPWAHHYLGLLAERRGDGKEARKRFGKAQALAPEEFPPPVELGEEAFDKAVEDAVKALPGHVKEYLDNVTIAVEDIPKDEDLLGESPPLSPCILGVFRGSPVGERNSILGGFDPYPASIVLYQRNLERFAKSREELIEQIGITVMHEVGHLMGLDEDDLWQRGLD, from the coding sequence ATGGGGAAGCGGACGTCGAAGTGGGCGGCGCCGTCGGACATGGAGGTTCGACTCGGCGCGGTGGCGGCGGCCTTCGAGGAAGGGTCCTTCGAGGAGGCCCTGGCCAAGGTGGAGGCACTGCTGGCCGAGGCCCCCGGGCTCGCGGAGGCCCTGCACTGGCGGGCGGCGATCCTCGCGGAACTGGGGCGCATCGAGGACGCCCTGGAGGCCTACGCGAGGGCCCTGAAGGCGGCCCCGGAGGACCTGGAGCTGCTTCTCGGGGCGGCCGAGTGCCTGGTGGGCCGGGTGGGAGACGATCGCGAGGCGGTGGAGGAAGGCCTCGCCCTGTGCGCCCGGGGAAGGAAGCTGGCCCAGCGGACGGGCGACGTGGAGCTCCTCTTCGAGTTCCTCCTGCTGGAGGGCACCGGACTCAATCAGGTAGGTGAGTGTGCGCGAGCCATGGCGAGCCTGGAGGCGGCGCTGGGGCACGTGCCGAGGTCCGTGGAGGCGCGGCTGGAGCGGGCCATCGCCCTGTTCGAGCTGTGCCGGTTCCCGGAGGCGCAAGCGGCGTTCGAGGAGGTGCTGAAGGACGCCGCGGACGAGCCCTGGGCGCACCACTACCTGGGGCTGCTGGCGGAGCGGCGCGGAGACGGGAAGGAGGCGCGCAAGCGGTTCGGGAAGGCGCAGGCCCTGGCGCCGGAGGAGTTCCCCCCACCCGTGGAGCTGGGCGAGGAGGCCTTCGACAAGGCGGTCGAGGACGCGGTGAAGGCACTGCCCGGGCACGTGAAGGAGTACCTGGACAACGTCACCATCGCGGTGGAGGACATCCCCAAGGACGAGGATCTGCTGGGGGAGTCGCCACCGCTGTCACCGTGCATCCTCGGGGTGTTCAGGGGCTCGCCGGTGGGCGAGCGCAACAGCATCCTCGGGGGGTTCGATCCCTACCCCGCGTCCATCGTGCTGTACCAGCGGAACCTGGAGCGCTTCGCGAAGTCGCGGGAGGAGCTCATCGAGCAGATCGGTATCACGGTGATGCACGAGGTCGGACATTTGATGGGGCTCGACGAGGATGACCTGTGGCAACGCGGGCTGGATTGA
- a CDS encoding response regulator: MNILVVDDDVELCTLLSRFLEKHGYTVYSAADALQALDILERHDVGLVISDYRMPHMDGIQFTEMLKADPRHQGTSVILMTGNADGNVHDKGLRKGVAMTLEKPLDFNQLLNLVRFAE; encoded by the coding sequence GTGAACATTCTGGTCGTGGATGATGATGTCGAGCTGTGCACGCTGCTCTCTCGGTTCCTCGAGAAGCACGGGTACACCGTCTATTCCGCGGCCGATGCCTTGCAGGCCCTGGACATCCTCGAGCGGCACGACGTGGGCCTGGTCATCAGCGACTACCGGATGCCCCACATGGACGGCATCCAGTTCACCGAGATGCTCAAGGCAGATCCGCGTCACCAGGGCACCTCCGTCATCCTCATGACGGGCAACGCCGACGGCAACGTGCACGACAAGGGCCTGCGCAAGGGCGTGGCCATGACGCTCGAGAAGCCCCTGGATTTCAATCAGCTTCTCAACCTCGTGCGCTTCGCCGAGTAG